A DNA window from Pirellulales bacterium contains the following coding sequences:
- the lpxA gene encoding acyl-ACP--UDP-N-acetylglucosamine O-acyltransferase, translating into MSIHPAAVVSPQAIVHSGVEIGPFCVVEPGAVVGQNCRLFSGAVVKTGVTLGRDVTVCEGAVVGGGPQHLSPPEPPGRVVVGERCTLRENVTVHRSIFTTGETRIGHDCYLMAGAHVAHDAKVGNHVILTNNVLLGGHVQVGDRACLGGGVAVHQHCRVGRLAMIGGCARIVQDVPPFVLTDGDSGLIVGLNRVGIRRAGIDRDEALQLKEAYRLIYRRGLSFDEVVAALQQQYPAGPAAEFAEFFQDSRRGFVQERRSPPRMAIKLHPAADEETVESKRLVG; encoded by the coding sequence GTGAGCATTCACCCCGCCGCCGTCGTCAGTCCCCAGGCCATTGTGCACTCCGGCGTCGAGATCGGCCCGTTCTGCGTCGTCGAACCCGGCGCCGTCGTCGGCCAGAATTGTCGGCTTTTCTCCGGTGCCGTGGTGAAGACGGGGGTCACCCTGGGCCGCGACGTGACGGTTTGCGAAGGCGCCGTCGTCGGCGGCGGTCCGCAGCATCTCTCGCCCCCGGAGCCTCCCGGACGGGTGGTCGTCGGCGAACGGTGCACGCTGCGCGAGAACGTCACCGTGCACCGGTCGATATTTACGACGGGAGAAACCCGCATCGGCCACGACTGCTATCTCATGGCTGGGGCGCACGTGGCCCATGACGCCAAAGTGGGCAACCACGTCATCCTCACCAACAACGTCCTGTTGGGCGGTCACGTTCAGGTCGGCGACCGAGCGTGTCTGGGCGGCGGCGTGGCAGTCCATCAGCACTGCCGCGTGGGTCGACTGGCGATGATCGGCGGCTGCGCCCGGATCGTCCAAGACGTCCCTCCGTTCGTGCTCACCGATGGCGACTCGGGGCTGATCGTAGGGCTCAATCGGGTCGGGATCCGTCGCGCGGGGATCGACCGCGACGAGGCGCTCCAACTCAAGGAAGCCTACCGTCTGATCTATCGCCGCGGGCTGTCGTTCGACGAAGTGGTCGCCGCGCTCCAGCAGCAGTACCCCGCGGGCCCGGCGGCCGAATTCGCCGAGTTCTTTCAGGACAGTCGCCGCGGGTTCGTCCAAGAACGCCGCAGCCCGCCTCGCATGGCGATCAAGCTCCACCCGGCCGCCGACGAAGAGACGGTCGAATCGAAGCGGCTCGTGGGCTAA
- a CDS encoding tetratricopeptide repeat protein → MADVVALYDEADRLKAAGDLEAAAAKLAETLEVDETYALAHAALAVVLQRLGRHEEAVRHAQRVCELEPNDPFSFTAMSVTFQRAYAGTGETGYIRLAEEAMERSRMLSQR, encoded by the coding sequence ATGGCCGACGTGGTCGCCCTGTACGACGAAGCCGATCGCCTGAAAGCCGCTGGCGATCTCGAGGCCGCCGCCGCCAAGCTTGCCGAGACGCTGGAGGTCGACGAGACTTACGCCTTGGCCCACGCCGCCTTGGCGGTGGTGCTGCAGCGGCTCGGTCGGCACGAGGAGGCGGTCCGCCATGCCCAACGGGTGTGCGAACTCGAGCCGAACGACCCGTTCAGCTTCACCGCGATGAGCGTTACGTTCCAGCGCGCCTACGCCGGAACGGGCGAAACGGGGTACATTCGCCTCGCCGAAGAGGCGATGGAGCGGAGCCGGATGCTCAGCCAGCGCTAG
- a CDS encoding valine--tRNA ligase, which translates to MSSPAKPNLQDLPSQYDHEGAQRRWHSLWEERGYFHAEVGAMDAAGNKKPPFCIVIPPPNVTGALHLGHALNNTLQDILCRQKRMQGYNVLWMPGTDHAGIATQAVVERRLLEEEKKSRHDLGREGLVARIWQWKEQYEKRILGQLKQLGCSCDWQRLRFTLDDQCARAVRETFFKLFEDGKIYRGKRLVNWDTYLQTAVSDDEVFHETVKGHFWHFKYPFVAADLKPGEPEFVTIATTRPETMLGDTAVAVHPDPAAALDEAEAALVRKRSEAADKDRPAIDAQLKALRERRTTHLPQLVQLRDMALRGVRIELPLAGREIPLIADEWAKPELGSGCVKITPAHDENDYQVGQRHPEIGAINIMTVDGHLNDAVPERYRGLKMHTKAREAVIAALEAEGLYNPETDREDREIDLAHSDRSKTPIEPYLADQWFVKMDELAQSAMDAVTDGRVKITPERYAKSYLDWLGEKRDWPVGRQLWWGHRIPVWSKVKTAQSDEETRWLLTELRERFEAWKFKRQITYADSSDPFQVAQFLVCVRSEHDRNVVEALEKFDFFRQEPEVLDTWFSSALWPHSTLGWPEQTPELAEFYPTSVLVTSRDIITLWVARMVLAGLYNMGEVPFREVYIHPKILDGYGETMSKSKGNGVDPIDVIEKFGADALRFGLAYLTTETQDVRMPVEFECPHCQKLVEQTKKNRTQPRIECTHCKKPFATQWAESHGTDEDKRLPRGAVVSERFELGRRFCNKLWNAARFSLQNLDDFQAATSQVAGGDAQPQASGTPALTLEDRWLLSRLATVTREVNDALAGFRFADAARALYAFAWNDFCDYYVEITKARFANPATRLTAQRVLSHALDALVRLLHPFVPFLTEEIWQLLNAAAPLRELTLPGSGELTQCGSASRGCEAPASVCIARWPEVDAARINADIEEQFADFQQVLGAVREIRLGQNIPPREPVEFAVRCDAATAALLEPMRPYFQQMAKATLTTLGPAATAPERSASKSLTGIDVHVDVSAFFDPAAEIARLEKEHQQLAGHAKSLAAKLGNESFVSRAPAEVVQKQRDKLAEVEGQVAAITAALAKLR; encoded by the coding sequence ATGAGCTCGCCCGCCAAGCCGAATCTCCAAGATCTCCCTTCGCAATACGACCACGAGGGCGCTCAGCGGCGTTGGCATTCGCTCTGGGAAGAACGGGGCTATTTCCACGCCGAGGTCGGCGCCATGGACGCCGCCGGCAACAAGAAGCCGCCGTTTTGCATCGTCATCCCGCCCCCCAACGTCACCGGCGCCTTGCACCTGGGGCACGCGCTGAACAATACGCTGCAAGACATCCTCTGCCGGCAGAAGCGGATGCAGGGGTACAACGTCCTGTGGATGCCGGGGACCGACCACGCGGGGATCGCCACCCAGGCGGTCGTCGAGCGGCGGCTGTTGGAGGAAGAGAAGAAATCGCGACACGACCTGGGCCGCGAAGGGCTCGTCGCGCGAATCTGGCAGTGGAAGGAGCAGTACGAGAAGCGGATCCTCGGCCAGCTCAAACAGCTCGGCTGCAGTTGCGATTGGCAGCGGCTGCGGTTCACGCTCGACGACCAGTGCGCCCGGGCGGTCCGCGAGACGTTTTTCAAGCTGTTTGAGGACGGCAAAATCTACCGCGGCAAGCGACTGGTCAACTGGGACACGTACCTGCAGACCGCGGTCAGCGACGACGAGGTGTTCCACGAAACGGTCAAGGGGCACTTCTGGCACTTCAAGTACCCGTTCGTCGCGGCGGATTTGAAGCCGGGCGAGCCGGAGTTCGTGACCATCGCCACGACGCGGCCCGAGACGATGCTGGGCGATACGGCCGTGGCGGTCCATCCCGACCCGGCCGCAGCGCTCGACGAGGCCGAGGCGGCGCTCGTCCGCAAGCGCTCCGAGGCGGCGGACAAGGATCGCCCGGCGATCGACGCGCAGCTCAAGGCGTTGCGCGAACGGCGAACGACGCATTTGCCGCAGCTTGTTCAGTTGCGGGACATGGCGCTACGCGGCGTGCGGATCGAGTTGCCGCTCGCCGGGCGCGAGATCCCGCTCATCGCCGACGAGTGGGCCAAGCCGGAACTCGGCTCGGGGTGCGTAAAGATCACCCCGGCGCATGACGAGAACGACTACCAAGTGGGGCAACGTCACCCCGAGATCGGCGCGATCAACATCATGACGGTCGACGGCCATCTCAACGACGCCGTCCCCGAGAGGTATCGCGGTCTGAAGATGCACACCAAGGCCCGCGAGGCGGTGATCGCCGCCTTGGAAGCGGAAGGGCTGTACAACCCCGAGACCGACCGCGAAGACCGCGAAATCGATCTCGCCCACAGCGACCGTTCGAAGACGCCGATCGAACCGTATCTCGCGGATCAGTGGTTCGTGAAGATGGATGAGCTCGCGCAATCGGCGATGGACGCCGTCACGGACGGCCGCGTGAAGATCACGCCAGAGCGGTACGCGAAGTCGTACCTCGATTGGCTCGGCGAGAAACGCGACTGGCCGGTGGGGCGGCAGCTGTGGTGGGGGCATCGGATTCCGGTATGGAGCAAGGTGAAGACTGCACAGAGCGACGAAGAAACACGATGGCTTCTCACTGAATTGCGTGAGCGATTCGAAGCTTGGAAATTTAAAAGACAAATTACGTATGCCGATTCATCCGACCCATTTCAGGTGGCCCAATTCCTGGTTTGCGTTCGCTCTGAGCACGATAGGAATGTTGTAGAAGCTCTTGAGAAATTCGATTTCTTTCGACAGGAACCCGAAGTCCTCGACACCTGGTTCTCCTCCGCCCTCTGGCCCCACTCAACGCTCGGGTGGCCGGAGCAGACGCCCGAGCTCGCCGAGTTCTACCCCACCAGCGTGCTGGTGACCTCGCGCGACATCATCACGCTGTGGGTCGCGCGGATGGTGCTCGCGGGACTCTACAACATGGGAGAGGTCCCCTTCCGCGAGGTCTACATTCACCCCAAGATCCTCGACGGCTACGGCGAGACGATGTCGAAGTCGAAGGGGAACGGAGTCGACCCGATCGACGTCATCGAGAAATTCGGGGCCGACGCGCTGCGGTTCGGGCTGGCGTATCTCACCACCGAGACGCAAGACGTCCGCATGCCGGTCGAGTTCGAGTGCCCTCACTGCCAGAAGCTGGTCGAGCAGACCAAGAAGAACCGCACCCAGCCGCGGATCGAGTGCACGCATTGCAAGAAGCCGTTCGCCACACAGTGGGCCGAATCGCACGGCACGGACGAAGACAAACGGCTCCCCCGCGGGGCGGTGGTGAGCGAGCGGTTTGAACTGGGGCGGCGGTTCTGCAACAAACTGTGGAACGCCGCGCGGTTCAGTCTGCAAAACCTCGACGATTTTCAAGCCGCGACTTCCCAAGTCGCCGGGGGGGACGCTCAGCCGCAGGCAAGTGGAACGCCGGCGCTGACGCTCGAGGATCGGTGGTTGTTGTCGCGGCTGGCGACGGTGACGCGCGAGGTGAACGACGCCCTGGCGGGGTTTCGGTTTGCCGACGCGGCGCGGGCGCTCTATGCGTTTGCCTGGAACGATTTCTGCGATTACTACGTCGAGATCACCAAGGCGCGGTTCGCGAATCCCGCGACGCGGCTGACGGCCCAGCGGGTGCTGTCGCACGCGCTTGACGCGCTGGTGCGGTTGTTGCATCCGTTCGTGCCGTTCTTGACGGAGGAGATTTGGCAGTTGCTCAACGCGGCGGCGCCGCTCCGGGAGCTGACGCTTCCCGGCTCGGGGGAGCTGACGCAGTGCGGCTCGGCGAGTCGGGGTTGTGAGGCGCCGGCGTCGGTGTGCATCGCCCGGTGGCCAGAGGTCGACGCCGCACGCATCAACGCCGACATCGAGGAGCAGTTCGCCGACTTCCAGCAAGTGCTCGGCGCCGTGCGGGAGATTCGCTTGGGGCAGAACATTCCCCCGCGCGAGCCGGTCGAGTTCGCGGTGCGCTGCGACGCGGCGACGGCCGCACTGCTCGAGCCGATGCGGCCCTACTTCCAGCAGATGGCCAAGGCGACCCTGACGACGCTGGGCCCCGCGGCGACGGCGCCGGAGCGCTCGGCGAGCAAGTCGCTCACGGGGATCGACGTGCACGTCGACGTGTCGGCGTTCTTCGATCCGGCGGCCGAGATCGCACGGCTGGAAAAGGAGCACCAACAACTCGCCGGGCATGCCAAGTCGCTCGCCGCCAAGCTGGGCAACGAGAGCTTCGTCAGCCGCGCCCCGGCCGAGGTCGTCCAGAAGCAACGGGACAAGCTGGCCGAGGTCGAGGGGCAAGTCGCGGCGATCACGGCGGCGCTGGCGAAGTTGCGTTGA
- a CDS encoding DUF3467 domain-containing protein has product MADDIKETSSPAKGEQAQPQRVQVDDSTATACYANFCRVTGTPEELIIDFGLNSQPFGVPTEPVKVTERIVTNYFTAKRLLHALHLSVQRHEQTFGVLEVDVNKRVVAKPPQA; this is encoded by the coding sequence ATGGCCGACGACATCAAAGAAACCTCCTCGCCAGCCAAGGGCGAGCAAGCGCAACCCCAGCGGGTGCAGGTCGACGACTCGACGGCCACGGCATGCTACGCCAACTTCTGCCGCGTGACGGGCACCCCCGAGGAGCTCATCATCGATTTCGGCCTCAACAGCCAGCCGTTCGGCGTTCCCACCGAGCCGGTCAAAGTGACCGAGCGAATCGTCACGAACTACTTCACGGCCAAGCGGCTGCTGCACGCCTTGCACCTGTCGGTGCAGCGGCACGAGCAGACCTTCGGCGTGCTTGAGGTCGACGTCAACAAGCGCGTCGTCGCCAAGCCGCCTCAGGCCTGA
- a CDS encoding PIN domain-containing protein codes for MSRQTARGRPRSRRQNDALLRPHCDIASKRGTPIPTNDVWIAAQALQHNLTLDTRDEHFRKVPGLKLWRG; via the coding sequence ATTTCTCGCCAAACCGCACGTGGGCGTCCTCGTTCCCGACGACAAAACGACGCTTTACTACGCCCGCATTGCGACATCGCTTCAAAACGCGGCACGCCAATTCCCACGAACGACGTGTGGATCGCCGCTCAAGCCCTGCAGCACAATCTTACGCTCGATACGCGGGACGAGCATTTTCGCAAGGTCCCGGGCCTGAAGCTCTGGCGCGGATAG
- the rsmG gene encoding 16S rRNA (guanine(527)-N(7))-methyltransferase RsmG: MRQPVEGGQAATEPAANSLGQQPALRAGAAIPHTAPRPASGQDCPTRLSTRPARVTPDDSAAEFATLAEALAAHGIELEPERVELLDRYRAALWRWNEQLNLTRHTTHAKFVGRDVVDSLELAKLIAPKRRVLDVGSGGGVPGLVIAICRPDLRVTVCESTQKKAKVLQSLVDELGLPTEVFGCRAEELLEVRTFDAIVARAVAPLAKMLSWLAPYWESFDELLLVKGRSWVDERGEARHRGLMHGLELRKAATYAMPGPAGESVILRIRRGDGGDLD; the protein is encoded by the coding sequence ATGCGACAGCCGGTTGAAGGGGGGCAAGCAGCGACGGAACCAGCCGCGAACTCGCTTGGTCAGCAGCCGGCCCTTCGCGCCGGCGCGGCGATCCCCCATACTGCCCCACGCCCCGCATCGGGGCAAGATTGCCCTACTCGCCTCTCGACCAGACCCGCTCGCGTGACCCCCGACGATTCCGCCGCCGAATTTGCTACGCTCGCCGAGGCGCTCGCCGCCCACGGCATCGAGCTGGAGCCGGAGCGCGTCGAATTGCTCGATCGGTATCGCGCAGCCCTGTGGCGATGGAACGAGCAGCTCAATCTCACGCGACATACGACCCACGCCAAGTTCGTCGGCCGCGACGTGGTCGACAGCCTCGAACTGGCGAAGTTGATCGCCCCGAAGCGACGCGTCCTCGACGTCGGCTCCGGCGGCGGAGTTCCCGGGCTGGTGATCGCCATCTGCCGGCCCGACCTGCGCGTCACCGTGTGCGAGTCGACCCAGAAAAAAGCCAAGGTGCTGCAATCGCTGGTCGACGAACTCGGCCTGCCGACTGAGGTGTTCGGCTGCCGGGCTGAAGAACTGCTGGAGGTCCGCACGTTCGACGCGATCGTCGCGCGGGCTGTCGCCCCGCTGGCGAAGATGCTCTCCTGGCTCGCCCCGTATTGGGAGTCGTTCGACGAACTGCTGCTGGTGAAGGGGCGGTCATGGGTCGACGAACGGGGGGAGGCTCGCCATCGCGGACTGATGCACGGCTTGGAACTTCGCAAGGCCGCGACCTACGCCATGCCGGGTCCGGCAGGCGAGAGCGTCATCCTGCGCATCCGCCGCGGCGACGGAGGAGATCTCGACTGA
- the cimA gene encoding citramalate synthase: MHIQLYDTTLRDGAQGEGVNFSLDDKVLIARRLDEMGFDFIEGGYPLSNPKDAQFFERLAAEPLKHAKLCAFGMTRRRGMTAAEDPGMKALVDAQTPVVTIVGKTHDFHATEVLGVSLDENLAMIRDTVAYFVSQGREVIYDAEHFFDGWKANPAYAARTIQAAADAGASMIVMCDTNGGSLPEEIAELTRVAANAVHVPLGIHCHNDCELAVANSLAAIDAGAMQVQGTINGFGERCGNVDLLAVAANLALKKRRGYTVLNGVDGAGAPGLAHLTELSRYVYEIANMNFRNNQPFVGASAFAHKGGMHVHAINKAARSYEHIDPAAVGNERRVLVSELSGRSNIIALATKLNLQNDKALMDNVLERIVDLENKGYQFEAAEASFELLVKRLAGTFTPHFELVKYHTTVESRGGQPVTEATVKLLVGDELRHEVAEGDGPVNALDAALRKALGSHFPALACMHLVDYKVRVINSEAATAASVRVVIESRDEESTWGTVGVHENVIEASWAALVDSIEYKLCKDEGSKPGIDSCEKA, from the coding sequence ATGCACATCCAACTCTACGACACGACCCTCCGCGACGGCGCCCAAGGCGAAGGCGTCAACTTCTCGCTCGATGACAAGGTGCTCATCGCCCGCCGGCTCGACGAGATGGGGTTCGACTTCATCGAGGGGGGGTATCCCTTGTCGAATCCCAAGGACGCCCAGTTCTTCGAGCGACTCGCCGCCGAGCCGCTCAAGCATGCCAAGCTGTGCGCGTTCGGCATGACGCGCCGCCGGGGGATGACCGCGGCAGAGGACCCGGGGATGAAGGCCCTCGTCGACGCCCAGACCCCCGTCGTGACGATCGTCGGCAAGACGCACGACTTTCACGCGACCGAGGTGCTGGGAGTCTCGCTCGACGAAAATCTGGCCATGATCCGCGACACGGTCGCGTATTTCGTTTCGCAAGGGCGCGAAGTGATCTACGACGCCGAACACTTCTTCGACGGCTGGAAGGCCAACCCCGCCTATGCCGCCCGCACGATTCAAGCGGCGGCCGACGCGGGGGCGTCGATGATCGTCATGTGCGACACCAACGGCGGGTCGCTCCCCGAGGAAATCGCCGAGTTGACCCGCGTCGCCGCGAATGCGGTGCATGTGCCGCTGGGAATCCACTGTCACAACGATTGCGAGCTGGCGGTCGCCAACTCGCTGGCCGCGATCGACGCCGGGGCGATGCAAGTCCAGGGGACGATCAACGGCTTCGGCGAACGGTGCGGCAACGTCGATCTGCTGGCCGTGGCGGCGAACTTGGCGCTCAAGAAGCGGCGGGGCTACACCGTGCTCAACGGCGTCGACGGCGCCGGCGCCCCGGGGCTCGCCCATCTCACCGAGCTGTCGCGGTACGTCTACGAAATCGCGAACATGAATTTTCGCAACAACCAGCCCTTCGTCGGCGCGAGCGCCTTCGCTCACAAGGGGGGAATGCACGTCCACGCGATCAACAAGGCGGCCCGCAGTTACGAGCACATCGACCCCGCCGCCGTGGGAAACGAGCGGCGCGTGCTGGTCAGCGAACTGTCGGGCCGGTCGAACATCATCGCCCTGGCGACGAAGCTGAATCTGCAGAACGACAAAGCGCTGATGGACAACGTGCTGGAACGGATCGTCGATTTGGAGAACAAGGGGTACCAGTTCGAGGCGGCCGAGGCGTCGTTCGAGCTCTTGGTCAAGCGCCTCGCGGGGACGTTCACGCCCCACTTCGAGCTGGTGAAATACCACACGACCGTCGAAAGCCGCGGCGGCCAGCCGGTGACCGAGGCGACGGTCAAGCTGCTGGTCGGCGACGAACTGCGACACGAGGTCGCCGAGGGAGACGGCCCGGTCAACGCGCTCGACGCCGCGTTGCGCAAGGCGCTCGGCAGTCATTTTCCCGCATTGGCCTGCATGCACTTGGTCGACTACAAAGTGCGGGTCATCAACAGCGAAGCCGCCACCGCGGCGAGCGTGCGGGTGGTCATCGAGAGCCGCGACGAGGAGTCGACCTGGGGCACTGTCGGCGTCCACGAGAACGTCATCGAAGCAAGCTGGGCGGCGCTGGTGGACAGCATCGAGTACAAGCTCTGCAAGGACGAGGGGTCGAAGCCCGGCATTGACAGTTGCGAGAAAGCGTGA
- the glmS gene encoding glutamine--fructose-6-phosphate transaminase (isomerizing): MCGIVGYVGSKRASSFLLSGLRRLEYRGYDSAGIVTLDEGRLHVNKTSGRVEELAALVKRTKPTGTTGVGHTRWATHGPATDVNAHPHLGGGDVLALVHNGVIENFRPIKEHLIAQGYEFRSATDSEVVAQLIVHELAQLGDEVSDELDPYARLVAAVQNALAQLRGTYGLAIVFRQFPEAVIAARLGSPLVIGVGDGEQFIASDGSPLAGHTDKIVYLADHEIAVVTAETLRVIHRDQGDVAHKVKLLEITADDVELGEFPHYMLKEIFEQPETVRNALRGRLDFDAATAKFGGLNLTPRRLRSIDRFVLTACGTSWHSALVGEYMIEALARIPVEVEYASELRYRNPPLSPSTLLFAITQSGETIDTLAAMREMKRKGHMTLAICNVVGSTIAREADGGIYLHAGAEIGVASTKAYTSQCVVMALLALHFGRLHHLSYEAGLRIIDDLQGLPELVERALATNNACRQIAAKYAHANNFLYLGRLYNFPTALEGALKLKEISYIHAEGYPAAEMKHGPIALVDEHTPSVFLVPRGGVYDKVMANLEEIKARGGPVIAVVEEGDDEAAQLADDVIEIPAAADFLQPIVAAVPLQLLAYHIAVLRGCDVDKPRNLAKSVTVE; the protein is encoded by the coding sequence ATGTGCGGAATTGTCGGCTACGTCGGCTCGAAACGAGCGTCGAGCTTCCTGTTGTCAGGTTTGCGGCGGCTCGAGTATCGCGGCTACGACAGCGCCGGGATCGTCACGCTCGACGAGGGCCGGCTTCACGTCAACAAGACCAGCGGCCGGGTCGAGGAGCTGGCTGCCCTGGTCAAGCGGACCAAGCCGACTGGCACGACCGGCGTCGGCCATACTCGCTGGGCGACGCACGGCCCGGCGACCGACGTGAACGCCCACCCGCACCTAGGGGGGGGAGACGTGCTGGCCCTGGTGCACAACGGGGTCATCGAAAACTTTCGTCCCATCAAAGAGCACTTGATCGCCCAGGGTTACGAATTCCGCTCGGCGACCGACAGCGAGGTCGTCGCTCAGTTGATCGTTCATGAGCTTGCACAACTGGGGGACGAGGTCAGCGACGAGCTCGACCCCTACGCCCGGCTCGTCGCCGCGGTGCAGAACGCGCTGGCTCAACTGCGGGGGACGTACGGCCTGGCGATCGTCTTTCGGCAGTTCCCCGAGGCGGTCATCGCCGCCCGCCTGGGAAGCCCGCTGGTGATCGGCGTCGGCGACGGCGAGCAGTTCATCGCCAGCGACGGTTCGCCCCTGGCCGGCCACACCGACAAGATCGTCTATCTTGCCGATCACGAGATCGCGGTCGTCACCGCCGAGACCCTGCGGGTGATCCACCGCGACCAGGGGGACGTCGCCCACAAAGTCAAGCTGCTTGAGATCACGGCCGACGACGTGGAACTGGGCGAGTTCCCCCACTACATGCTCAAGGAGATCTTCGAGCAGCCCGAAACGGTTCGCAACGCGCTGCGCGGACGACTCGACTTCGACGCGGCGACCGCCAAGTTCGGCGGACTCAATCTCACGCCGCGGCGGTTGCGATCGATCGATCGGTTCGTGCTGACGGCGTGCGGCACGAGTTGGCATTCGGCGCTGGTGGGGGAGTACATGATCGAGGCCCTGGCCCGCATCCCCGTCGAGGTCGAGTACGCCAGCGAGCTGCGCTACCGCAATCCGCCGCTGTCGCCCAGCACGCTGCTGTTCGCCATCACGCAAAGCGGCGAGACGATCGACACGCTGGCCGCCATGCGCGAGATGAAGCGCAAAGGGCACATGACCTTGGCGATCTGCAACGTCGTGGGGAGCACGATCGCGCGCGAGGCGGACGGGGGGATCTACCTCCATGCGGGGGCGGAGATCGGGGTCGCCAGCACCAAGGCGTACACCTCGCAGTGCGTCGTCATGGCCCTGTTGGCGCTCCACTTCGGCCGCCTGCATCACCTGAGCTACGAGGCGGGACTGCGGATCATCGACGATCTGCAGGGGCTCCCCGAGTTGGTCGAGCGAGCCCTGGCCACGAACAACGCCTGTCGGCAGATCGCCGCCAAGTACGCCCACGCGAACAACTTTCTGTACCTGGGGCGACTTTACAATTTCCCCACGGCGCTCGAAGGGGCGCTGAAGCTCAAGGAAATCAGCTACATCCACGCCGAGGGCTACCCGGCCGCCGAGATGAAGCACGGGCCGATCGCCCTGGTCGACGAGCATACGCCTAGCGTGTTCCTCGTCCCGCGAGGCGGGGTGTATGACAAAGTCATGGCGAATCTCGAAGAGATCAAGGCCCGCGGCGGCCCGGTCATTGCAGTCGTCGAGGAAGGGGACGACGAGGCGGCCCAGTTGGCCGACGACGTGATCGAGATTCCCGCCGCGGCCGACTTCCTGCAGCCGATCGTCGCCGCCGTGCCGCTGCAACTCTTGGCGTACCACATCGCGGTCTTGCGCGGCTGCGACGTCGACAAGCCCCGTAACTTGGCGAAGAGCGTCACGGTCGAGTAG
- the truB gene encoding tRNA pseudouridine(55) synthase TruB — MFALLNLRKPPGPTSRDVVNRVQRLVRPAKAGHAGTLDPIASGVLVVCLGQATRLTEYVQRAPKTYRATFLLGQRSPSDDVESEVELVPGAPVPGEGELTAALPRFVGTIEQRPPAFSAVKIAGQRAYDLARRGNEVKLAPRPVAIRSLRLLAYDYPRCELEIVCGSGTYVRSLGRDLAESLGTSAVMAALERTAIGPFRVEAAADPRTLTAEMLPNCLISPLEAVRDLPQWELAPAELADVACGRLLPLPAGVTEAAEFAALDPGGRLVAILRRHAAGQYKPAPNFSQP, encoded by the coding sequence ATGTTCGCCCTGTTGAATCTCCGCAAACCTCCCGGACCCACGTCGCGCGACGTGGTCAATCGGGTCCAGCGGCTCGTTCGACCCGCCAAGGCGGGTCACGCGGGCACCCTCGACCCGATCGCCTCGGGGGTGCTGGTCGTCTGCCTCGGACAGGCGACGCGGCTGACCGAATACGTCCAGCGAGCGCCCAAGACCTATCGGGCGACGTTCCTGCTGGGACAGCGCAGCCCCAGCGACGACGTGGAGAGCGAGGTCGAACTGGTCCCCGGGGCGCCCGTCCCCGGCGAGGGGGAGCTGACGGCCGCGCTCCCCCGGTTCGTCGGGACGATCGAGCAGCGTCCCCCGGCGTTTTCGGCAGTGAAGATCGCCGGGCAGCGGGCCTACGACTTGGCCCGGCGCGGCAACGAGGTGAAGCTCGCCCCGCGACCGGTTGCGATCCGCTCGCTCCGACTGCTGGCGTACGACTATCCGCGGTGCGAACTGGAGATCGTCTGCGGCAGCGGAACGTATGTCCGTTCGCTCGGCCGCGATCTGGCCGAATCGCTGGGGACCTCCGCCGTGATGGCGGCGCTCGAGCGGACGGCGATCGGACCGTTTCGCGTCGAAGCGGCCGCCGACCCGCGCACATTGACGGCCGAGATGTTGCCGAATTGCTTGATCTCGCCGCTGGAGGCGGTCCGCGACCTTCCCCAGTGGGAATTGGCGCCTGCGGAACTGGCCGATGTCGCCTGCGGCCGGCTGCTGCCGCTCCCAGCCGGGGTGACCGAGGCGGCGGAGTTCGCCGCGCTCGATCCGGGCGGGCGGCTTGTGGCGATTCTGCGTCGGCACGCCGCCGGGCAGTACAAACCGGCCCCCAACTTTTCGCAGCCGTAA